In Xenopus laevis strain J_2021 chromosome 2S, Xenopus_laevis_v10.1, whole genome shotgun sequence, a genomic segment contains:
- the neu3.1.S gene encoding sialidase-3 — MEAPSTSDSVTLFQTEDNGAVHRIPALLYIQEPPTFLAFAEKRSSPRDQDALFIVMRIGVEKNGVVCWENERVVGNAKMLGCRTMNPCPVYDVNTKTLFLFFICVRRNVSEMHQILTGRNAARLCCVTSDDLGTNWSLLKDLTQEIISDDLRNCATLAVGPGHGIQAPCGRLILPAYLYYIHCHVCCIPIPLWTKPHSFTIYSDDHGKSWHKGQMLRNQKTVECEVAEVACKNGSRLLYCSARTGKHFRVEAISQNQGLGFANSHYCRELCEPPHGCQGSVVCYEPLEEGEELGKTDSQSLTGEGTTSWLIYSHPTSSKRRVDLGIYVNKSPLKPNSWTQPWIINGGPSGYSDLAVCQDSQTMACLYECGLNGCEKIDFKRFTLQELMENVPSA, encoded by the exons ATGGAAGCACCGAGCACCTCAGACTCAGTGACTCTGTTCCAAACAGAAGATAATGGGGCTGTCCATCGTATCCCGGCCCTTCTCTACATCCAGGAGCCCCCCACCTTTCTGGCCTTTGCAGAGAAACGTTCATCTCCCAGGGACCAGGATGCTCTGTTCATAGTAATGAGGATAGGGGTAGAAAAGAATGGagttgtgtgt TGGGAGAATGAGCGAGTTGTGGGCAATGCCAAGATGTTGGGGTGTCGGACCATGAACCCCTGCCCTGTGTATGATGTGAACACCAAGACCTTGTTCCTTTTCTTCATCTGCGTCAGAAGAAACGTCTCTGAGATGCATCAGATCCTGACGGGGAGGAATGCCGCCCGCCTGTGCTGCGTTACTAGCGATGACCTTGGCACAAACTGGAGTCTCCTGAAGGACCTGACGCAAGAGATTATTAGTGATGATCTCCGAAACTGTGCCACCCTGGCAGTGGGACCCGGGCACGGAATCCAGGCACCTTGTGGGAGGCTGATTTTACCCGCCTATCTCTATTATATCCACTGCCATGTCTGCTGTATTCCTATCCCCCTCTGGACTAAGCCCCATTCTTTTACAATATATAGTGATGACCATGGCAAAAGCTGGCACAAAGGGCAAATGCTCCGGAATCAAAAGACCGTTGAATGTGAAGTGGCCGAGGTTGCCTGTAAAAATGGCTCCCGCCTCCTGTATTGTAGCGCTCGCACGGGAAAGCATTTCCGAGTAGAAGCAATCAGCCAGAACCAAGGGTTGGGATTCGCCAACTCGCATTACTGCAGGGAACTGTGTGAGCCCCCCCATGGCTGCCAGGGGAGTGTAGTGTGCTATGAGCCCCTAGAAGAGGGTGAAGAATTAGGAAAGACTGACAGTCAGTCCCTAACTGGGGAAGGCACCACTTCATGGCTTATTTATTCACACCCGACCAGTAGCAAGAGGAGAGTGGACTTGGGCATCTATGTCAACAAGAGTCCATTAAAGCCGAACAGTTGGACCCAGCCCTGGATAATTAATGGGGGCCCAAGTGGCTATTCAGACTTGGCAGTGTGCCAGGATAGCCAAACCATGGCATGTCTGTATGAGTGCGGATTAAACGGCTGCGAGAAAATTGATTTCAAAAGGTTCACCCTCCAGGAGCTGATGGAGAATGTGCCAAGTGCTTAA